From the Lathyrus oleraceus cultivar Zhongwan6 chromosome 4, CAAS_Psat_ZW6_1.0, whole genome shotgun sequence genome, one window contains:
- the LOC127137434 gene encoding uncharacterized protein LOC127137434, translated as MGQSVQQAVPLPVYTDARPVIHTVVPPAAYARHVPHYEDQNHMYQTVDSTVAGDEVRFEDFREVKENMQLLEKKFRDLEGDHVFGSAAKEMCLVSGLVIPAKFKTPDFDKYNGHTCPKSHLIMYYRKMAAHVEDDKLMIHCFQDSLSGAPSKWYLSLDQNRIRCFQDLSDAFIKHYKYNMDMAPDRRQLQNMFQHDKESFKEYAQRWRELASQVEPPLAEKELAELFIDTVQPQFYEKMVGSASLGFSELVAIGAPVEYGVRNGKLEAVAGTSKANPKKFSGGFPRKKEGETNVVTAGQGRVPPRRRPQQYSPQQYVQQPIPYQPPIYPVQYAPQPYVAAVTPAFNQQPAQAYQAPLAYQPAPVQQRVTTPPAYQQAPAAPVYQQPRAQAPRQNAQNQNRRQGERATFNPIPMSYTELYPSLLQKGLVVPRPMGPPPDRLPPWYNPNAHCPFHEGAPGHDLEGCYALKHRVRELIESKILSFKDMRPNVKSNPLPPHGDPAANAI; from the coding sequence ATGGGGCAATCTGTCCAACAAGCCGTGCCATTACCGGTTTACACCGACGCACGTCCAGTCATCCATACTGTGGTTCCACCAGCTGCCTATGCTAGGCATGTTCCTcattatgaagatcaaaaccACATGTATCAGACTGTTGACTCAACTGTTGCTGGTGACGAAGTAAGGTTTGAGGACTTCAGGGAGGTAAAGGAGAACATGCAGCTCCTCGAGAAGAAGTTCCGAGATTTGGAAGGAGACCACGTCTTTGGATCTGCTGCCAAAGAAATGTGCCTTGTATCCGGGTTGGTGATTCCAGCAAAATTCAAAACTCCGgacttcgacaaatacaatgggcACACTTGTCCAAAGagccatctcatcatgtattaTCGAAAAATGGCTGCACATGTGGAGGACGACAAGCTGATGATCCACTGTTTTCAGGACAGCTTAAGTGGGGCTCCTTCCAAGTGGTATTTGAGTCTGGATCAGAATAGGATCAGGTGTTTCCAAGACCTGTCAGACGCGTTCATAAAACattacaaatataatatggacatggcgcctgacagaagACAGTTGCAGAACATGTTCCAACATGACAAGGAGtccttcaaggagtatgctcaaagatggagggaactgGCTTCTCAGGTTGAACCACCTCTTGCTGAGAAAGAATTGGCCGAACTGTTTATCGACACTGTCCAGCCTCAATTCtatgagaagatggttggaagtgCTTCTTTGGGATTCTCCGAGCTTGTTGCTATAGGAGCTCCCGTGGAATATGGTGTAAGGAATGGAAAACTGGAGGCTGTAGCTGGAACTTCAAAGGCTAATCCAAAGAAGTTCTCTGGAGGGTTTCCCAGGAAGAAAGAGGGGGAAACAAATGTCGTGACTGCTGGTCAAGGAAGAGTTCCTCCAAGAAGGAGACCACAACAATACTCACCTCAGCAATATGTTCAACAACCAATTCCCTATCAACCACCCATATATCCCGTCCAGTATGCTCCGCAACCATACGTGGCTGCTGTGACGCCTGCATTCAATCAACAGCCTGCTCAGGCTTATCAAGCGCCTCTAGCTTACCAACCAGCTCCAGTTCAGCAACGTGTTACGACTCCTCCAGCTTATCAACAAGCACCTGCAGCTCCTGTTTATCAACAACCGAGAGCTCAAGCGCCAAGGCAAAATGCTCAAAACCAAAACAGAAGGCAAGGGGAGAGGGCGACCTTCAATCCAATCCCAATGTCGTACActgagctttatccctccttgttgcAAAAGGGTTTGGTGGTTCCTAGACCTATGGGACCTCCACCTGACCGTCTTCCTCCATGGTACAACCCTAATGCACACTGTCCTTTTCATGAGGGTGCCCCCGGGCATGACCTAGAGGGTTGCTACGCTCTAAAGCATAGGGTTCGGGAATTGATTGAGAGCAAGATCTTGTCTTTTAAGGACATGAGACCGAATGTGAAGAGCAATCCTCTTCCTCCCCATGGAGATCCTGCGGCGAACGCCATTTAA